One stretch of Amycolatopsis sp. NBC_00345 DNA includes these proteins:
- a CDS encoding ABC transporter ATP-binding protein: MSEATAARTPVLSAKNLVKHFPIRGGGLLRRASGAVQAVSDVSFDIYDHETLALVGESGCGKSTTARVALALQPLTSGEVTYEGRSLGKMHNRELQKLRRSMQIVFQDPYASVDPRLPVNEIIAEPLRIHGMYNDGGRQQVRDLMKTVGLRPEHGNRFPHEFSGGQRQRIGIARALALKPKVLVLDEPVSALDVSIQAGVLNLLKDLQAEFGLSYLFVSHDLSVVRHVADRIAVMYLGKIVETAAAEDLFLHPTHPYTQALISAIPVPDPRKERTRQRIVITGDVPSPANPPSGCRFRTRCPKYANEIDDAGRKKCSTEEPALVDRGQGHPTACHFAESLQLI; the protein is encoded by the coding sequence ATGAGCGAGGCAACGGCGGCCCGGACGCCCGTCCTGTCCGCGAAGAACCTGGTCAAGCACTTCCCGATCCGCGGCGGGGGCCTCCTGCGCCGGGCTTCGGGCGCGGTGCAGGCGGTGTCGGACGTGTCGTTCGACATCTACGACCACGAGACGCTGGCGCTGGTCGGCGAATCCGGTTGCGGCAAGTCGACCACCGCCCGCGTGGCGCTGGCCCTGCAGCCGCTCACCTCGGGCGAGGTGACCTACGAGGGCCGCAGCCTGGGCAAGATGCACAACCGCGAACTGCAGAAGCTGCGGCGCAGCATGCAGATCGTGTTCCAGGACCCGTACGCGTCGGTGGACCCGCGGCTGCCGGTGAACGAGATCATCGCCGAGCCGTTGCGCATCCACGGGATGTACAACGACGGCGGCCGTCAGCAGGTCCGTGACCTGATGAAGACGGTGGGCCTGCGGCCGGAGCACGGCAACCGGTTCCCGCACGAGTTCTCCGGCGGCCAGCGCCAGCGCATCGGCATCGCCCGCGCGCTCGCGCTGAAGCCCAAGGTGCTGGTGCTGGACGAGCCGGTGTCCGCATTGGACGTGTCCATTCAGGCCGGTGTGCTTAACCTGCTGAAGGACCTGCAGGCGGAGTTCGGGCTGTCCTACCTGTTCGTGTCGCACGACCTCTCGGTGGTCCGGCACGTGGCGGACCGCATCGCGGTGATGTACCTCGGCAAGATCGTGGAGACCGCGGCGGCCGAGGACCTGTTCCTCCACCCGACGCACCCGTACACGCAGGCCCTGATCTCGGCGATCCCGGTGCCGGACCCGCGCAAGGAGCGGACCCGCCAGCGCATCGTGATCACCGGCGACGTGCCGAGCCCGGCGAACCCGCCGTCCGGCTGCCGGTTCCGCACCCGCTGCCCGAAGTACGCCAACGAGATCGACGACGCGGGCCGCAAGAAGTGCTCCACGGAGGAGCCCGCCCTCGTCGACCGCGGCCAGGGCCATCCGACGGCGTGCCACTTCGCCGAGAGCCTGCAGCTGATCTGA